The Anser cygnoides isolate HZ-2024a breed goose unplaced genomic scaffold, Taihu_goose_T2T_genome scaffold_43_1, whole genome shotgun sequence DNA window ACAGGCAAACATTTGGTTCTGGTAAGTCCCAGATATGTGACAACATCTGATGATGTTTTTTGAACAtcattttgaacattttcatCTCATCTGTGGATGATGCCCAGCTGGGTCTAGAGCTACAAAATCAGCTTTTGTGTCTTGATTCGGTTGCCTGCACAAAAATGGCCAGTGCTACCAGGATGCCCTGATTTAGCTGTAGCACCCGGGGGGACAAGTGACACAGCACCTAGGGGAGACCTTCTGGAGCATAAGCTGGTAGGCATGGACCAAGTCTGGGCCCTtcaagggctgtgcagggtCTTCCTACACCATCTCACATCCTTTTGATGCCACTGtgaggtcccttctgacccaGAAACTGACTGGGTCCCTGCCAGGAGACAGATCCTCAGAAGTGGAAATCTTCAGAGTGCTGCCCCTGACAGGAGGACACATGTGGAGGTCAAGAGgggcctggagaagggaaatgTGAGAACATGGGAGAGAAGGGGTTCTTTGCCAACGGAGAGCAAAGATTTTTTGGAGATATAAAAGGCATTTGGGTCACCTTGTTACTGCTGCAGCACTGACTGGGAAAGCGTTCGTGGAAGGGACTAACCCTGTGTCAAGTTTGCCCTAAGCCTGGCCCTAAATGTCACCACTCGGCCTGACAGGAGCCTAATACTCTAATCCCCAGCACTTCCACCCTTACCTGGAAGCCAAGATGCAGACCCTTAGAGCCTTACCTTTGCTTTTACCCTCTTGCTCACCCTAATCCCTAGCCCTTATCCCTAGCATGGAAATTTCTAGGAGcctggctgggatctgtgcATTTAGGCTCACGTTTGCCAGTGTTCCTGACAGTCCAGCAGCAGGTGTGTGGCTGGCATGGTGGCTGTGGGATCTCCTTTGCCTGAGCACCTGGTAAGCACATAGAGGAAAAAGGCTTGTGGACGGGCTGTCATATCCCTTGCACGTGAGTACAGgactgcagagctggggcacaCGGCTTGGCCGCATCTGTCCAACGAGCTCCAAGGCCAGTACCAGACCCAGAGCTTGGAAGATGATGGTGAGGCAACTTCTGCCTGCTCTCATGATACACCACAGGAAGCCTGATGAGTCGGGACGCCCGCTCGAGGGGTGAGATTTCCCTGATGGGGAAGCTTTGCTTGGCAGTAGAAAACAGTAGGAAGAAGATAAAGAGTCACAAGGTGCAGCTCTGAAGGTTGGGAGTGGgaatgaggaagaaagaaatgtccctcaaaggACGTTTGGAAGTCGGGGGTCAGACCATGGCTGTGTCTTTGAAGGAACAGTCAGTGAGAGTCCAGAGATATTTCCGAAGGTAcggaaataaagaaaaaagtcagggatctcctggaaagagtccagcggagggccacaaagatgatacggggcctggagcatcttccctatgaagaaaggctaagAGACCTGgttctgttcagcctggagaaaagaagactgagaggggatctcatcgaTGTGTATAAATGCCTGAGgcgtgggagacagagggatttggccaacctcttttcagtggtttgtggggacaggagaagaggtaatggccacaagatggagcacagaaagttccgcaccaacaagagaaagaacttcttcacggtgagggtgacagagcactgggacaggctgcccagggaggttgtggagtctcctgctctggagatattcaaggcccatctggatgcctacctgggcagcctgctctaaggaacctgctttggcaggggggttggacccgatgatctttcgaggtcccttccaacccctacaattctgtgattctgtgattctgtgaaatgcccTGGTGAGagcagggtggggaagggagatGGATATGCCCTTGCCTACCTGCAGGCATTGCCTCCAGCTAAGCTGCTCTAACAAATCCATGGGGAAGCTTTGTCTTTTAATGGCCTTCAGTGAGGCCAATTTAATGCTCCGAGGAACTTTGGCGGTTGCTTCAAACTTTAGCTCCTCGAgagatttcttcagttttctctcaGTGTCTGAGGTAGCAGAGCACCAAATGCCCCACAGggtcattaaaatgcagaaaggcCTAACACGCCACGTCTGTTCCGACAATTTTCTTCAAGCCTTTAAATCTTGTACACCTAATTAGTGAGGCTCCGGGAGTGTAGGTGAAGAGGAAAACTTCAGCGAGCACTCGATGGATAGGTATTTTTCGTTGCTCTCCAGTGTAGGCAAATAGCGACAGCAGCATTCCCTAGGTGGTGTTTCTCCTAAGGAGGTCTGGGCAGGTTGGCAACGCGGTGTCTTGGGGCCGGACACTGGATGGAGAACCTTGCTCCTCACCCTCCCAGGACAGCCATTTCTCTCCTTGGCCACCTGGGGCTTGCATCACTCTTCCTTACACCAGGcttctccactgaaatcagcagcCACATTTCATTGCTCCTTTGCTCCAGATCCCACCTGCTTTCCTCAGAGAActggctgcacacaggcacagaagggtttttcctattttatagccaacaacagaaaaacacaaggCAATTTACCAGATAATAAAACACTCCTCAGCTTTATGGCTCCATTGAGGTTCACCTACCCAAAAAGGATTACTCTTCAGGGAGCGTTGTGTACTGATAGGTAGGGAATTATACATATTACTATTAGTTAATGTAATATCAAACAAATTTGAAAGGTGAGGAGCTGGATAAGGACAAACAGACAGACTGCTGaaaagtggtggagtcaccgtccctgggggcgtTTAAGGCAGTGTTGGACGTGGTGCTCAAggacagggtttagtgggtgacactggtggtagggcgatggttggaccagatgatcttggaggtcttttccaacctttatgattccgtgattctgtgattcttaaCTCTAACTTAACTCCAACTCCAAATACAACTCCAACTCTAACTCCAACTCCAAGTCCAACTTTATCTCCAACAGCTCCAACTCCAACTGTAACTCAGACTCTAACTCCAAAGCTAACTCTAATTCTAACTCCAACTCTTAACTTGAAAAACCCTAACCCcaacttgaaaaagaaaaaaagaaaaaaaaaaagaaaaaaaaaaccctcaaacTCCAACTCCAAGTTTAGGTATTCATTTAGGGTTTTTCCAAACCTTTTGTTTGGGAagagagaaggcgcagagtcctgtggTGTGTGGGATTTCATAAAGTCTCCCAAAGCTGAGTTCAGGcgtacccaaaggcttccgttaggagcactttttgatgggagaaagtgGCGCCGTCCGTGTTTTTTAAGGTCATAATTAGGATaacggttacagttagggttgtttggagagagaaagtgcaaagtcctgttgtgtgtggttgcgtaaaggctcccaaagggacttcaggtgtacccaaaggttCCCTGGCGTATAAATGGGTCTGTGGGGTGGGGTCCATGGGGTATTagtgtggctggggggggggttcatgGGGTATaaatggggttgggggggggagagaggggccCATGGAGTATAAATGGGGCTGGGAGCTTCTCCTGGGGTGTTAATGAGGCTGGGGGTTGGTTCACTGGTGTATAAATGGGGCTGGAGGGGTTCCCTGGGGTACAAACGGGGGTGAGAGGGGGGTCGCTGGGGTATAAACGGGGCTGGGAGCGTCCCCCGGAGGCCCGAACTACAATTCCCGTCGTCCCCCGCGCGCGCGGAGGGAGGGAAGGCGCGCGCGTCCTGACGTCACTTCCTGCGCGCTGCCGGTCCTCCTCGTCACGGAATGGCGGCGCCCGTGCGGgtgcgggcggccccgggggcggcccgggagCGGCTCCgggcccagctcctgccctgccgcGTCGGCCGCGACGGCCCCGCGCCCGTGGGAGCCTTCCTCAGGGTCCAGCCCGGCCCGGGCGGCGGTGGGGAACCGgggagggcaccgggggggtACCGGGGCCTGGTTGGGGGGTACCGGGGGCGGGTTGAGGGGTACCGGGGGTGGGTACCGGGGGTTTGGGGGTACCGGGAAGGGGGGtattggggttttggggggtcacCGGGAACAGttggggggtaccggggggcgGTTGGGGGGTACCGGGGGTCTGCCGGGTACCGGGGGCGGGTTGAGGGGCAGCGGGGGGTGGTaccgggggtttgggggtgggttTCGTagcaccgggggggcaccggggcttGATTGGGAGACACCGGGATCCGGTTGtggggcacttggggggggggggcaccgggggccgGTTGGGGAATACCGGGAGGGGGTagcaggggtttgggggggtacCGGGAAGGGttcgggggggctccggggggagGGGTTCCAGGGATTCGGGGTCACCGGGACccggtttggggggggtcctacccccccccccttcccgtttgcagagctctgggcCTCGTTCCGCGGGCGCCGCCTggggggccgggagctgccccTACCCCCCGGCTACCGGGGGGAGCTGCTGAggcgggagcccccccccggcgatGACGAGGAGGACCCCAAGGTgacgctgcccccccccgccccatgcaccccccccgccccatgcgccccccccatgggtgcccccaccctGACCCGTGTgtcgtcccgtcccgtccccccccccaggagcagtgGGTGACAGTGACGGCGACGTTCGGGGCCATCACGGAGTGGGGGGCCGACGCCGTGCCCCCCCTCGCGGGGGGGCTGGCGCAGGCGCTGCAGTGGGGGCCCCTGGCCCATGCGGTGcgttgtttttgggggggggggatccctaaattgggaggggggggcaaaagT harbors:
- the LOC136789239 gene encoding ribonuclease H2 subunit C-like, translated to MAAPVRVRAAPGAARERLRAQLLPCRVGRDGPAPVGAFLRVQPGPGGELWASFRGRRLGGRELPLPPGYRGELLRREPPPGDDEEDPKEQWVTVTATFGAITEWGADAVPPLAGGLAQALQWGPLAHAIHAPVPDDSEEEVEP